Genomic segment of Rhodococcus sp. W8901:
AGCTTCTTGCCGGTGACCTCGATGGGGTGCTCGGCGTTGGCCTTGCGCAGGCCCTCGAGCTCGGTGTTGCCGTTCTCGACGTTGGCGACCAGGCGACGGGTGAACTCACCCGACTGGATGTCGGCCAGGATGGCCTTCATGCGCTCCTTGGTGCCGGCGTCGATAACGCGCGGGCCGGACAGGTAGCCACCGAACTCGGCGGTGTCGGACACCGAGTAGTTCATGCGGGCGATGCCACCCTCGTACATGAGGTCGACGATCAGCTTGAGCTCGTGCAGCACCTCGAAGTAGGCCATCTCGGGGGCGTAGCCCGCCTCGACCATGACCTCGAAACCGGTCTTGACCAGTTCCTCGGTGCCACCGCAGAGCACGGCCTGCTCACCGAAGAGGTCCGTCTCGGTCTCTTCCTTGAACGTGGTCTTGATGACGCCGGCGCGGGTGCCACCGATGCCCTTGGCGTAGGACAGAGCCAGGGCCTGGCCCTCACCCTTCGGGTCCTGGTGGACGGCGATCAGGGCCGGGACGCCCTTGCCGTCGACGAACTGACGACGCACCAGGTGGCCGGGGCCCTTCGGGGCGACCATGCCGACCGTGACGTTCTCCGGAGCCTTGATCAGGTCGAAGTGGATGTTGAGGCCGTGGCCGAAGAACAGCGCGTCGCCGTCCTTCAGGTTCGGCTCGATGTCGTTCTTGAAGATCGACGCCTGAGCGGTGTCGGGGGCGAGCACCATGATGACGTCGGCCCACTCGGCAACCTCGGCCGGCGTGCCTACGGTCAGGCCCTGCTCCTCAGCCTTGGCGCGGGACTTCGAACCCTCCTTGAGGCCGATGCGCACATCGACACCGGAATCGCGCAGGCTCAGCGAGTGCGCGTGGCCCTGGCTGCCGTAGCCGATGACCGCGACCTTGCGGCCCTGGATGATCGACAGGTCTGCATCGTCGTCGTAGAACATCTCGACTGCCACAGTTCTTACCTTCCCTCTGGGTTCTATGAACGCTTGATTGTCTGTTGTTGTCGGGTGTGACGGTACTAGCGGGTGGCCGTGATGGACTTCGGCCCACGGCCGACCGCCACCACACCGGACTGCACGATCTCGCGGATGCCGAACGGATCGAGCATGCGCAGGAGCGCATCGAGCTTGGAGCGGGTACCCGTGGCCTCGATCGTGACGGCCTCCGGCGCGACGTCGATCACCTTGGCGCGGAACAGGTTCACCGTCTCGATGACCTGCGTGCGCACGCTGGCATCTGCGCGCACCTTGATCAGGATCAGCTCGCGCGCCACCGACGCGTCGGTGTCCTGCTCGACGATCTTGATCACGTTGACCAGCTTGTTGAGCTGCTTCGTGACCTGCTCGAGCGGGAACTCGTCGACCGTCACGACGATCGTCATGCGCGAGATGTCGGGGACCTCGGTGCCGCCGACGGCGAGCGACTCGATGTTGAATCCCCGGCGGGAGAAGAGTGCGGCGACGCGGGCCAGCACGCCCGGCTTGTCCTCGACGAGAACACTGAGGGTGTGACTGGTGCTCACTGGCGATCCTCTCCTGCTGCGGCCTCGCCGGCACGCTGCTCGCGTTCCATGGCCTCGTGGATGGCGGCGGGCTCGGACACAGCCTCGTCGTCGTCGAACAGCGGCCGGATTCCCCGGGCCGCCATGATCTCGTCATTGCTGGTGCCGGCGGCGACCATCGGCCACACCTGGGCGTCGGCGCCCACGATGAAGTCGATGACGACGGGCTTGTCGTTGATCGACTGTGCGGTGCGGATCGCGTCCTCGACGTCCTCCTCGCGCTCGACCCGGATGCCGACACAGCCGAGAGCCTCCGCCAGCTTCACGAAGTCCGGGATCCGCACCGCGCCATGGGTGCCCAGGTTCGTGTTGGAGTAGCGCTCGTCGTAGAACAGGGTCTGCCACTGGCGGACCATGCCGAGGTTGCCGTTGTTGATCAGCGCGACCTTGATCGGCACGCCCTCGACGGCGCACGTGGCCAGTTCCTGATTGGTCATCTGGAAGCAGCCGTCACCGTCGATTGCCCACACCTCGGTGCCGGGCATGCCCATTTTGGCGCCCATCGCGGCGGGCACCGCGTAGCCCATGGTGCCCAGGCCGCCCGAGTTGAGCCACGTGCGCGGCTTCTCGTAGTTGACGAACTGCGCGGCCCACATCTGGTGCTGGCCGACGCCGGCGCAGTAGATCGCATCGGGGCCCGCGAGGCGGCCGACGGTCTGGATCACGTACTCGGGCGAGAGCGCGCCATCCGCCGGGCGGTCGTACGCCAGCGGGTAGGTGCGCCGGATGCCGTCGAGGTACGCCCACCACTCGGTGAGGTCGAGGGTGGTGCCCGTCGCCCGGTCGGCACGGATCGCCTCGATCAGCTCGGTGATGACCTCCTTGCAGTCGCCCACGATCGGGACGTCCGCATGGCGGTTCTTGCCGATCTCGGCAGGGTCGATGTCCGCGTGGATCACCTTGGCGTCGGGCGCGAACGAATCGAGCTGCCCGGTGACGCGGTCGTCGAAGCGAGCGCCGAGCGTGATCAGCAGGTCACTCTTCTGCAGCGCAGCAACGGCGGCCACGGTGCCGTGCATGCCCGGCATGCCGCAGTTGAGCTGGTGGCTGTCCGGGAACGCGCCGCGCGCCATGAGCGTGGTGACGACGGGGATGCCGGTGAGCTCGGCCAGTTCGAGCAGCTCGGGCGAGGCGTCGGCCTTGATCACGCCGCCGCCGACGTACAGGACCGGCGACTTGGCGTCGGCGATGAGGCGCGCAGCCTCACGGACCTGCTTGCCGTGCGGCTTGGTGACCGGGCGGTAGCCGGGCAAGTGCATCTCCGGCGGCCACGAGAATGTGGTCTGCGCCTGCAGGATGTCCTTGGGGATGTCGACGAGAACCGCGCCCGGGCGGCCGCTCGACGCCAGGTAGAACGCCTCGGCCAGGATCCGCGGGATGTCGACGCCGTCGGTGATGAGGAAGTTGTGCTTGGTGATCGGCATGGTGATGCCGGAGATGTCGGCTTCCTGGAAACCGTCGGTCCCGATCAGCGAACGCGCCACCTGGCCGGTGATCGCGACGACAGGGACCGAGTCCATCTGAGCATCGGCGAGCGGGGTCACCAGGTTGGTCGCACCCGGACCCGACGTCGCCATGCAGACGCCGACCTTGCCGGTCGCCTGGGCGTAGCCGGTCGCGGCGTGACCCGCGCCCTGCTCGTGACGCACCAGGACGTGCCGAACCTTCTGCGAATCGAAGAGCGGGTCGTACACCGGCAGAACGGCACCACCCGGGATACCGAACACAGTGTCGACCTCGAGCTCCTCGAGGGCGCGGACCACGGACTGCGCGCCGGTGACCCGCTCGGGGGCGACCTGACGACGGTTACCGGTCGGCGTGGCGGCGGCCGCGGTTGTCGGGCTGGCTGCTCCCGACTTGCGCGGCGTGGGTTGAGGCCGTGCGGTTGGTGCGCTCACTGGAAAGTCCTCTGATTCTGGCTCCGGGCAACAAAAAACCCTCGTCAGCATCCGCTGTACGAGGGTGGCGCGTCGTTATCTGGCGAGTTGTAAGAACCGGCTCAGGCGACGACGCGCCGGCCGATTACGAGCAACTCATTCTGCTTCACGCGCTCGACGGTAGGCGCGTCAATGGTAGACAGTCAACTTTGGTGAGTGCGCTGTCCCAGAATGTAAGATGCCTCGGCTGCAGTGCGAAGATGTAGAGGTGTCATCTCCTCAGCAGCCCGTGCCACCGGTGCCATCATCCCATACGCCCTCAGACGACCGACAGGTCATCCGGATTTCCCCACTCGCCCTGATGGCGTGCTTGTTCCTGTTGTTCTGCTTGAGCTTCCCGGTTCTCGGATGGCCGGCCGCGTTCGGCTGGACGCTGGTGATCCCGTTCCTGATCGGGGCCTGGGTCCTGCGCGTGCGGACCACCGTCGGCCCGGACGGCCTCGAGCTGCGCCGAGCCTTCTCTTCGCAGTCCATATCGTGGGATCAGATCAAGGGCTTCCGCTTCCCCAAGCGCGGCTGGGCACGCGCCGAACTCCTCGACGGCAACGAGGTCTCCCTGCCCAACGTGACCTTCGGACGCCTCCCGCAGCTCGCGTCGGCGAGTGGCGGCCGCGTCACCGACCCGTACGCCGCAGCCCGCGAGGCACAGGCGGAGAAGTCTCGCGCCAAGGCCGCGGCGGCCGACGAGGCCGCCCAGTCCGTCGAATCTCCGGGGGCCGCGAAGCCCGAGTCCGCCGGCGATTCGGAGCCGGATACCGACTAGCTCGCGCGCGGGGGTAGCGTCCAACCAGGATGTCTCTCGCTCCCACCGGAGATGACGAGGCTGCCACACCAGCCGAAATCGGGTCCAGCGACCAGCACCTTCACGGACCCACCAGTTCACGTATTACGCCGCGCTCGGCGAGCACAGCCCGCCGCCGAGAACCGCTGATCGACGAAGGAATTCGCCCATGCCCCCGCTGAGGTCACGCACCACCACCGTCGGACGCAACGCTGCCGGAGCCCGTTCGCTCTGGCGCGCAACCGGTATGACCGACTCCGACTTCGGTAAGCCGATCGTCGCGATCGCGAACTCCTACACGCAGTTCGTGCCCGGCCACGTTCACCTGAAGAACGTCGGCGAGATCGTCGCCGAGGCCGTCCGCGCAGCGGGTGGCGTGCCGCGCGAGTTCCACACCATCGCCGTCGACGACGGCATCGCGATGGGCCACGGCGGCATGCTCTACTCGCTGCCGAGCCGCGAGATCATCGCCGACTCCGTCGAGTACATGGTCAACGCGCACACCGCCGACGCCCTGGTGTGCATCTCGAACTGCGACAAGATCACCCCCGGCATGCTCAATGCCGCGATGCGCCTGAACATCCCGACGGTCTTCGTCTCCGGCGGCCCGATGGAGGCCGGCAAGGCCGTCGTCGTCGGCGGCGTCGCGCAGGCCCCCACCGACCTGATCACCGCGATCTCGGCGAGCGCCAACGACTCCGTGTCCGAGGAGGGCCTGGACGAGGTCGAGCGCAGCGCGTGCCCCACGTGCGGTTCGTGCTCGGGAATGTTCACCGCCAACTCGATGAACTGCCTCACCGAGGCACTCGGACTCGCACTGCCCGGCAACGGTTCCACGCTGGCCACCCACGAGGCGCGTCGCGCCCTCTTCAGCAAGGCCGGCACCACCGTCGTCGAGGCGGCGCTGCGCTACTACCGCGACGAGGACGAGTCGGTTCTGCCCCGGAACATCGCCTCCCCCAAGGCGTTCCGCAACGCGATGGCACTCGACGTCGCGATGGGCGGCTCCACCAACACGGTGCTGCACACCCTCGCGGCAGCGCAGGAAGGCGAGGTCGACTTCGACCTGAGCACCATCGACGAAATCAGCCGTCGCGTGCCGTGCCTGTCGAAGGTCTCCCCCAACTCGGACTACCACATGGAGGACGTCCACCGCGCCGGTGGCATCCCCGCTCTCCTCGGTGAACTGCGCCGCGCGAACCTACTCGAGACCGACGTCTCGACCGTCCACACCAAGAGCTTCGACGAGTGGCTCGACACGTGGGACATCCGCTCCGGCAAGGCGTCCGACGAAGCACTCGAACTGTTCCACGCAGCCCCCGGCGGTGTGCGCACCACCGAGCCGTTCTCGACGAACAACCGCTGGTCCGCGCTCGACACCGACGCCGAGGGCGGCTGCATTCGCGACCTCGAGCACGCGTACACCGTCGAGGGCGGCCTGTGCGTGCTGCGCGGCAACATCGCCGTCGACGGCGCGATCCTCAAGACCGCGGGCATCGACGAGGAGCTGTTCTCGTTCCAGGGTCCGGCCGTCGTCGTCGAGTCCCAGGAGGCGGCGGTCTCGGTGATCCTCCAGAAGCAGATCAAGCCGGGCGACGTCATCGTCGTGCGTTACGAGGGCCCCAAGGGTGGTCCGGGCATGCAGGAGATGCTGCACCCCACTGCCTTCCTCAAGGGCGCCGGTCTCGGCAAGGTGTGTGCACTGGTCACCGACGGTCGCTTCTCGGGTGGCACGTCCGGCCTGTCGATCGGGCACATCTCCCCCGAGGCTGCGTCGGGCGGTGTGATCGGTCTGGTCGAGGACGGCGACCAGATCCGCATCGACGTCGCGACCCGCACCCTCGAGGTCCTCGTCGACGACGAGACGCTCGCGCAGCGCCGCGCCAAGATGGAGGCCTCCGAGCGCCCGTGGCAGCCGGTGGATCGTCAGCGCTCGGTCACCACCGCACTGCGCGCCTACGCGGCGCTGGCCACGTCGGCCGACAAGGGCGCCGTCCGCCACGTGCCGTAAGAGGTCCTGCCGCTCCGCTTTTCGCTGTGCCGCGTCCCCGATCGGGGGCGCGGCACAGCCGTTTCCGGAGCGGCAGATCTGTGGATACCGAGAAATCCATCCACAGATCGCGGATCGAGCACCGTCGACGGCTCCGGCGACGTCAGGCTCGATACATGGATTTCGACGGCACACCACTGGTGTTCAGGTCCGACGCACTCGGTCGCGGCTTCACCGACCACGAACTACGCGCGGCCCGACGGTCGCGGGAACTGCTCGCGGTCCGACCCGGGGCGTACGTCCGCGCCGCCGACCTCGCCCGACTCGATTCCGTCGCGCAACACAGACTGGCGGTCCTCGCCGCGGCGTCGTCGTGCCCGGATGCCGTCGTCAGCCACGTGTCGGCGGCGGTACTGCACGGGATCGCCGTGTGGGCCGTGCCGCTGCGGCGGGTGCACTCCACCCTCGACCGCGCCTCCGGCGGCAAGATCACCACTCGTCGACATGTGCACGTCGCACGCTGCCCGCCGAGGACATCGTCGTCGTGGACGGTGTGCCGGTCACAGCGCCCGCCCGAACGATCGTCGACCTCGCGCGGACGACGCCGTTCGAGAGCGCGGTGGTGTCGGGTGACAACGCGCTCGCCACCGGACTGGTGACGCCCGAGGATCTCGAGGACGCGCTCGTCCGGTGTCGTGGCCGACGCGGGGCGGCACAGGCGGCGCGGGCGGTCGCGTTCATGGACGGTCGGAGCGAGAGTGTCGGCGAATCCCGCAGCCGTGTACTGATCCACCGCGCCCGGCCGCCGGCGCCGGAACCAGCGGGACCTGTTCGACGGCGATTCCTGGATCGGCCGTGTCGACTTCTGGTTCGAGGGCGAGCGCGCGGTCGGCGAGTTCGACGGGCTCGGCAAGTACGCCGAGCATCTGCGCCCCGGTCAGACCACCGAACAGGCGGTCATCGAGGAGAAGCTGCGCGAGGACCGGATCCGCACGGCCGGATACGGCGTCGCGCGATGGGGTTGGCGGGAGCTGAGCACACCCGAGGAGGTGGTGCGACGGCTGCGGCGCGCATTCGGCTGAGCCCGCCGCCGCTCCGGAAATGGTCGTGCCGCTCCCCCGATGGGACGAGCGGCACGACGAGAACCGGAGCGGCAGGCGTCAGATGACGGGGTTGGCCCCGTTGAGGAAGATCCACACGCCGACACCCACGGCCGCACCGAGGATCAGGATCACCGTCGATCCGACGTACGGGCGGGTGGCCCACTTGCGGCGGCCGTCCAGGGAGATCCGGCCCGGACCGGTCAGGATGATCGCGGCCGCGGCCGCACCGAGCACCGTCTCGTACTCGATGCCCTCGGGCGCGAAGTACTCGAGGCCGGGCACCATGGACTGCTTGAGGCACCACGCGTTGATCATCACGGCGACCACCGTGGCGGCCGCGATCGGAGTGAGCAGGCCGAGGATCAGCAGTGCACCGCCGGCCACCTCGCCGACCGCGCCGGCCACCGCGAGAACCCGCGCGTGGTCGAAACCGGAGTCCACCAGGATGTCCCGGTAGCCGCCGAGGCCCGGCCCGTTCCACCATCCGGTGAGCTTCTGCAGGCCGTGCGCGAGCAGCGTGCCGCCGACCACGAGTCGCAGGACCAGCAGACCGAGATCCAGCGTGCCGCGCCGGTTGTCCGCCCCGCCGTCCGAGCCCGGCATCGGCGGGACCGCGACCGGGGCGGCGACCGTCGACGCATCGCCGATCGGCTCCGACACGATCGGCTCGGACACGATCGGCGGGGACAGGGTCGGCGTCGGCACGGTGGCGTCGTCGCGCTGGATCACGGTGGTGGGCTGGTCCTCGATGCCGGTCGGCGCGGGAGCGGGGCGGAAGGCGGGAATCTGCTCCGTCGGCAGACTCGAGGCGCCCCTGTCGTCGAAGTCGAGGTCGTCGTCGGTGTGCGCCAACGGTCGGCTCCCCCGGTCGACGGACTGCGCGGCGAACCTCTCGGTCGGCTGATCGAACGGGCTCGGCGCGGACCCCGCGCCGGTGGACTCGGTGTGATCTTTCGACTTGTCAGTCACGCATGGCAGCCTAGGACGGTTCGTGGAGCTTGACCGGGTAGCGAGGCCCGGCGCGCCGGTCACACCGCGCCGCGTGGCGCACCCCGCCCGGGCTTCCGTAACGTCTGCACCATGACGAAGGGTGTACCGGGCCGGAAGGTTCGAGGGGCGGCCACGGCAGCCATCTGTTCGATCGCTGTGGTGGCGGCCGCCGGATGCGCGCGGTTCGACGACTCCACATCGTCGCCGTTCACCCCCGAGCCGACGTTCGGTTCCGGTGCGGAGGTGCAGCCTCGCGAACCGTCCGCACCCTCGTCGGTGCTGCCCGAGCCGTCGGTGCCGAACGACCCCTGCTTCGACCGCGACCCCAATGTCATTGCCACGTGCCTGGATGCGACCGGCGGGCTGGTGATGCTGCCCGACGGCGGCTCCGCATTGGTGGCGGAGCGTCGCACCGGGCGCATCGTGCGGGTGGCGCCGGGTGAGAAGCCGACCGAGTTCGCCAGGATCCCCGTCGATTCCGGATCCGACGGCGGCCTGCTCGACATCGCGCTGTCCCCCACGTACACCGAGGACAACCTCCTCTACGCCTACATCACGACGGGCAGTGACAACCGGGTGGTCCGCATCGCGCCCGGGGACACGCCCAAGGACGTCCTCACCGGAATTCCGCGCGGCGACGTCGGAAACGCCGGCGCACTGACGTTCTCGACGCCCGGAGAATTGATGGTCCTGACGGGCGACACCGGCAATCCCGCGGCCGCGGCCGATCCCGCGTCGCTCGCCGGAAAGCTGCTCGGTGTGACCGCGCTGTCCTCGACCCCGAATCCGCCACGGCCCGCCGTCGTACTGTCCGGGCTGGGTCGGGTGGGCGACGTGTGCGCGGATCCCGGTGGTGGCGTGTGGGTCACGGACCGTACAGCACTCGAGGATCGGATCCAGCGCGTCCGACCGGACGGAACCGTCGGGGCGCCCGCGTGGACGTGGCCGGACAAGCCCGGGGTCGCCGGATGCGCCGCCGCACGGGGCGCGGTCGCGGTCGCCCTGACCGACGCGCAGGCGATGGCGGTCCTGGCTACCGAGCACGACACCGGTGCCGTCACCTCGGCGCCGGCCCTGCTGGCGCAGAAGCTCTACGGCCGTCTCGGTGGGACGGTGATCAGCGGTGCCGGCGAGATCTGGGCGGCCACGGTGAACAAGTCCGGCGGGGAGCCCGGTCCCACCGACGATCGTGTCGTGAAGCTTCCGCTGCCGAGCGGTGGCGGCGGGACCGACTGACGCTCAGGCGCTCGCGGGTCTGGCCGTCTGCGGGTCTCGCCGATCTCCGTGCTCGCCCCGGTCGCCGCGTGCCAGCGCGCTCGCGAGCATCGGCAGCACCAGCACCGTGATGGCTCCGGCCGCGACGAGGATCGACGCCGTCGCATTGGACATCTCGCCCGCCGACACCGCGACGCCGGTGACTGCGACGATGAGCGGAAGACCCGTGGTCGAGTACAGCGCGATCTGGAGTTGCTCGCGGGTGTCGAAATTCGCGCCGGCCGGTCCCCGGTCGTAGCGCGACGCGACGAACACCGGGAGACCGCGGGCCACCAGCAGCAGGCCGAGGAAGGCGAGCAGGACCACCGGCTCGCCCGCCACCGCGGACACGTCGATCGCCATCCCGGACGTGACGAAGAAGATCGGGATCAGGAGCCCGAACGCCAGGCCCTCGAGTTTCGCCTCGAGCTGCTCGTTGCCGTCGGGCACCGCGCGTCGCAGGATGAACCCGGCCGCGAAGGCGCCGAGGATGACGTCGAGGTCGAACACCGCCGCGACGGCGATCAGCGCCACCAGCAGGAGCATCACCAGGCGAACCGTCGTCTGGGCCGTGGTGTCCGCGCCGCGGCGGATCACCGCGAGCAGGTCCGAGCCCTCGCGCAGG
This window contains:
- the ilvN gene encoding acetolactate synthase small subunit, producing MSTSHTLSVLVEDKPGVLARVAALFSRRGFNIESLAVGGTEVPDISRMTIVVTVDEFPLEQVTKQLNKLVNVIKIVEQDTDASVARELILIKVRADASVRTQVIETVNLFRAKVIDVAPEAVTIEATGTRSKLDALLRMLDPFGIREIVQSGVVAVGRGPKSITATR
- a CDS encoding PH domain-containing protein; this translates as MPPVPSSHTPSDDRQVIRISPLALMACLFLLFCLSFPVLGWPAAFGWTLVIPFLIGAWVLRVRTTVGPDGLELRRAFSSQSISWDQIKGFRFPKRGWARAELLDGNEVSLPNVTFGRLPQLASASGGRVTDPYAAAREAQAEKSRAKAAAADEAAQSVESPGAAKPESAGDSEPDTD
- a CDS encoding DoxX family protein, whose protein sequence is MTDKSKDHTESTGAGSAPSPFDQPTERFAAQSVDRGSRPLAHTDDDLDFDDRGASSLPTEQIPAFRPAPAPTGIEDQPTTVIQRDDATVPTPTLSPPIVSEPIVSEPIGDASTVAAPVAVPPMPGSDGGADNRRGTLDLGLLVLRLVVGGTLLAHGLQKLTGWWNGPGLGGYRDILVDSGFDHARVLAVAGAVGEVAGGALLILGLLTPIAAATVVAVMINAWCLKQSMVPGLEYFAPEGIEYETVLGAAAAAIILTGPGRISLDGRRKWATRPYVGSTVILILGAAVGVGVWIFLNGANPVI
- a CDS encoding cation:proton antiporter — translated: MDAAVATSLFWIAVAAVVAPLVAGSLPRKLVPEVVLLLVAGIVIGPYVLELADAGSEIEMLRELGLGMLFLLAGYEVDREELTGRGGRRALVTWLVCLAVAFGIVAALGAAGLVHSEIAVAIALTSTALGTLLPILKDRGLVETPIGKAVLNHGAVGEIGPVIAMAVLLGARGAIMSLVVLAAFAVVAVVVAMLPTRILREGSDLLAVIRRGADTTAQTTVRLVMLLLVALIAVAAVFDLDVILGAFAAGFILRRAVPDGNEQLEAKLEGLAFGLLIPIFFVTSGMAIDVSAVAGEPVVLLAFLGLLLVARGLPVFVASRYDRGPAGANFDTREQLQIALYSTTGLPLIVAVTGVAVSAGEMSNATASILVAAGAITVLVLPMLASALARGDRGEHGDRRDPQTARPASA
- a CDS encoding acetolactate synthase large subunit gives rise to the protein MSAPTARPQPTPRKSGAASPTTAAAATPTGNRRQVAPERVTGAQSVVRALEELEVDTVFGIPGGAVLPVYDPLFDSQKVRHVLVRHEQGAGHAATGYAQATGKVGVCMATSGPGATNLVTPLADAQMDSVPVVAITGQVARSLIGTDGFQEADISGITMPITKHNFLITDGVDIPRILAEAFYLASSGRPGAVLVDIPKDILQAQTTFSWPPEMHLPGYRPVTKPHGKQVREAARLIADAKSPVLYVGGGVIKADASPELLELAELTGIPVVTTLMARGAFPDSHQLNCGMPGMHGTVAAVAALQKSDLLITLGARFDDRVTGQLDSFAPDAKVIHADIDPAEIGKNRHADVPIVGDCKEVITELIEAIRADRATGTTLDLTEWWAYLDGIRRTYPLAYDRPADGALSPEYVIQTVGRLAGPDAIYCAGVGQHQMWAAQFVNYEKPRTWLNSGGLGTMGYAVPAAMGAKMGMPGTEVWAIDGDGCFQMTNQELATCAVEGVPIKVALINNGNLGMVRQWQTLFYDERYSNTNLGTHGAVRIPDFVKLAEALGCVGIRVEREEDVEDAIRTAQSINDKPVVIDFIVGADAQVWPMVAAGTSNDEIMAARGIRPLFDDDEAVSEPAAIHEAMEREQRAGEAAAGEDRQ
- the ilvD gene encoding dihydroxy-acid dehydratase, which encodes MPPLRSRTTTVGRNAAGARSLWRATGMTDSDFGKPIVAIANSYTQFVPGHVHLKNVGEIVAEAVRAAGGVPREFHTIAVDDGIAMGHGGMLYSLPSREIIADSVEYMVNAHTADALVCISNCDKITPGMLNAAMRLNIPTVFVSGGPMEAGKAVVVGGVAQAPTDLITAISASANDSVSEEGLDEVERSACPTCGSCSGMFTANSMNCLTEALGLALPGNGSTLATHEARRALFSKAGTTVVEAALRYYRDEDESVLPRNIASPKAFRNAMALDVAMGGSTNTVLHTLAAAQEGEVDFDLSTIDEISRRVPCLSKVSPNSDYHMEDVHRAGGIPALLGELRRANLLETDVSTVHTKSFDEWLDTWDIRSGKASDEALELFHAAPGGVRTTEPFSTNNRWSALDTDAEGGCIRDLEHAYTVEGGLCVLRGNIAVDGAILKTAGIDEELFSFQGPAVVVESQEAAVSVILQKQIKPGDVIVVRYEGPKGGPGMQEMLHPTAFLKGAGLGKVCALVTDGRFSGGTSGLSIGHISPEAASGGVIGLVEDGDQIRIDVATRTLEVLVDDETLAQRRAKMEASERPWQPVDRQRSVTTALRAYAALATSADKGAVRHVP
- the ilvC gene encoding ketol-acid reductoisomerase — translated: MFYDDDADLSIIQGRKVAVIGYGSQGHAHSLSLRDSGVDVRIGLKEGSKSRAKAEEQGLTVGTPAEVAEWADVIMVLAPDTAQASIFKNDIEPNLKDGDALFFGHGLNIHFDLIKAPENVTVGMVAPKGPGHLVRRQFVDGKGVPALIAVHQDPKGEGQALALSYAKGIGGTRAGVIKTTFKEETETDLFGEQAVLCGGTEELVKTGFEVMVEAGYAPEMAYFEVLHELKLIVDLMYEGGIARMNYSVSDTAEFGGYLSGPRVIDAGTKERMKAILADIQSGEFTRRLVANVENGNTELEGLRKANAEHPIEVTGKKLRDLMSWVDRPITETA
- a CDS encoding PQQ-dependent sugar dehydrogenase, whose product is MTKGVPGRKVRGAATAAICSIAVVAAAGCARFDDSTSSPFTPEPTFGSGAEVQPREPSAPSSVLPEPSVPNDPCFDRDPNVIATCLDATGGLVMLPDGGSALVAERRTGRIVRVAPGEKPTEFARIPVDSGSDGGLLDIALSPTYTEDNLLYAYITTGSDNRVVRIAPGDTPKDVLTGIPRGDVGNAGALTFSTPGELMVLTGDTGNPAAAADPASLAGKLLGVTALSSTPNPPRPAVVLSGLGRVGDVCADPGGGVWVTDRTALEDRIQRVRPDGTVGAPAWTWPDKPGVAGCAAARGAVAVALTDAQAMAVLATEHDTGAVTSAPALLAQKLYGRLGGTVISGAGEIWAATVNKSGGEPGPTDDRVVKLPLPSGGGGTD